In Ascaphus truei isolate aAscTru1 chromosome 2, aAscTru1.hap1, whole genome shotgun sequence, the genomic stretch GTTAGACTGTCTACATTATATTAAAACACTGGAATCAGCAGTGCCAGATACAGAGTATTCTGTCCACTAAGCAAAAATGTTAAACCTCCTATAGCTGTTGTATTGTTACATGAGCCTCGCGATATCAACTGCTGTCTGCACAGTGATATATATTGGGGTGTCCAACTTTTCTGTCTGTCAGATTTGTTGGCTCCCGTGTTGGTTTGGACAGCGTCCAGTAGGAAGATGTCTCAGTATTCTGGAAAAGTAAGTACATGCTTTGTTTTAATTCAAGCGAggctaaaaacacacacacacacacacacacgcatatatatatatatacatatatatatattcaaactgaatgggactgccagggacccctgctgtgttaatccgatgggccattagtctctgcagaaatgtcactgaaatgtttgcagcatgtatgcaccatgtacctggatcttattggttatagccccagattttccaaggcaagtttaaggcaagtgttagaatacttgtcggcgcacCTGTTGAGTCGGGTGACAATGCCATTTCAACGCCATGATCTGAATGATCATGTGCTGGCATGTCCATTATTTGGATTATTGGCATAAGTTGATCACTGCAAGTAAAGGAATAGGCCTCAACAGGGATATATAAAAAGCCCTATGGAAAACCAAACATTGTCAGATGGCCGTCACTTACTGTAGATAGGGCATGATCTTGTGAAATGTTTACATTATCACTGAAGATCCCCCCTGCATGTTAAGTCCCTAGGTCCCATCTTGTTAATACTAATATTTTAATGCAATTACACTTTACTAACAagtacactttactgtacacattgTAGCAAAGCACAACATTTTAATACATTTGAACGCAGCTTCATTACATCTAATTTAGTGGGAATGGTTTGCAGTGGTGTTTATAGGTGAAGGATTTAAAGACCTCTCAGATCCCATCATTTTCTCCTGACACACTGTGCACGCGTTCAGGGATAAAAGTCCCAGGCGTGGATAAAGCCCTTTACTGGCTGGGGGAAAATTCCATGCATTTCTAGGCAAGTAAGGAACGTCCGCATAAATCACTCATTTGCTGTACATGTGTTAACAGCGGAGGTCAAGCCAGTTGGTCAGGCCAATCATTCCTTTTTTTGTTATATCCTCAAAACAAATGTTATATGCGGTGACTTAATAAAAACGGTGAAATGAGAATTCATTTACAGTCTGTTCAAACCCCTGCTCTGCCGGATATTAATGTTAGTCAGAGCAATGCACAGAAACAGTCTGTGCTATCTCCAGAATGGTGTAAAAGAGGCAATGTATGTGTAAGGGAGGCGAGGGAGTAAGACTTGTTAGCCTCTCGTGCTAATGCAAAATTAATATTGTAGAATAATcaggcatgtcaaactccagtccttgagggacgcaaacaggccaggttttcaggatatccctacttcagcacagctggctcaattagtggctcagtatgatatcctgaaaatctggcctgtttgcggccctcgaggactggagtttgacatgccttAGATTGTATACAGTAATGCCGAGTATCTGAACACACTACCAGAAACAGTAGAAGGGTGTAATAATGACTCTAAGACCCTTTAAAGAAAACTGGCAAAGTTTCGAGAGTGTgtcattgatatactgtacaatggTAAAATGAATGTCCGTTACTCAGGTCCCAGTGATGGGGATAGTTCACTGAGGAATATTAATTCATTGCTAAACATGGTGATGCCTTAAAATGGTTAATGGCAAGAGATATATCCCGTGCATAGCTATATCCATCAGTATTATGTGTTTAAAAGATTACAGAAGTGTTGGGACTTCTTTATGTCTCTGTAACCCCCAAATCGACATAATAGTGTATAAGCCCCTCCAATGTCACACACGTTTTCATTTACATCTAAGTACATAAagatgcaaaaaatatatattctaatattGTTTACATTTATTCGCAACTGAAGTACTGTGGGGGTTAtgtacaaagcagtgataagtgtttttaagtgagataagtgCTTTTTGGCACAATTTATGGCGCACttttttttagcaatgactgtgttttgatgatgaaaagcattttaagcgcgatactgcagtgttatcactgctttgtgaatcgcgctgcacgcaatattgagaaataaagacatttatctcacttaaaaacacttatcactgctttataCATAACCCCCTGTATCTTTTGACTTTCAATCTCTGCTCTGCCAGGTATGTAAATACTGTGCTTTTTACACCCATTCTATTGCATCAAGTGGCAAAACTGAGCAAGAAAACAAAAATCTAAATGATAGGAAAATATGTTAAAGGAGTATTAGGGTATTTTAAACTACTTTTGACCCCACAGCAACAGGACCAGTGAACAGTTAGTTGATTCAATTTTCAGTTTCTTGCCctcatttttttccctttttaccGAGCTGGTGTTAACAAATCTATGCTCTAAAAGTATACACAAAATTATATGTGCGCTGTAAAAATATATTCAACTTCAAGATTGTTACCTTAGTCACTGATGCTtaatccaggggttctcaacttcagtgcTTAAGatcccccaacgggtcaggttttcaagatatccctgcttcagcacaggtggctcaatcagtggctccctgcttcagtgcaggtggcttagtcagtgtctcagtcaaagactgattgcgccaccagtgctgaatcagggatatcctgaaaacctgacctgttggggggctcttgagcactgaagttgagaacccctggattaAGCATCAGTGACAAAGGTAACAATTGTGAAGTTGAATATAATTTTACTGCGCATATATAATTTAGTGTATATTTTTAGAGCATAGATTTGTGAACACTGGCTAAAAGGGAAAGAAATTGGGTCAAGAAACTGAAAATTGAGTCAACTAAATGTTCCCTTAACTGTCCTGTCGCTGTGGGGTCAAAAGGAGTTTAAAATACCCTAATACTCCTTTAACCCATTGTTCTTAAGGACATAGAGTTTATTACGTGACCTGGAGCTCAGTGGTAATATTTCTGCCTTCGAAGCAGGTGATCTCATTTTGAATCCTAGTGAACTTGGCAAAATActtttatctccatgtgcctcgtATACctagattagattgtaagctctagagCACGGGTTCATTCTGCcagcaaaattctatgtactgcgCTGCGTGGCCTGTCAGTGCAATATAAgaagaaaaataattattaagTGATTAGATAGATGACAATGTGCTATGATTATGTTCAAAGTATATGCATCAGCTTTTTATATTACAATAACTTTGATTGTTGCACATGGGTTAATCACCTATATCCTGGATAGAGACAGCAGAGATATAAAATAATTTTGAAGAAAGTATCTGCAAATAACTAAATACAAAACAGGTTCTCTTTATGCACAGATTCATTTTGCACAGCTAGCACATTTTTACACTTCCTCTACACAAACTGTATTCACCTGGACATACACTTTTCTCCTCACTCTCTAGATCATTTTCTATGAGGGGAAATGTTTCACAGGAAGGAAACTGGAGGTCTTCGGGGACTGTGATAACTTCCAAGACAGGGGGTTCATGAACCGGGTGAACTCCGTTAGAGTAGAGAGTGGATCCTGGATCTGTTACGATCACCCTGACTTTAAAGGACAACAATACATCCTGGAACGAGGGGAATATCCAGACTTCCATCGCTGGAACGGTCACAATGACCACATGGGCTCCAGCAGACCTGTTAAAATGGTTAGTGCCGTATTGAAATATGACATCATCTTTCGTTCTGCTCTTTTTTTCACCAATCGGCATTGGACCTGTTGATTTTTTTATTTGCGTTTCTATTTAAAGTAATTCATGTTTGAAATTGCCACTGTACCCCTTAAATGAGCGTGTGCAGCACATAATGATATCCATAGCAGTATGTCTAGACAGTTCTAGTCTCTATTGCTCAGTCTCCATCCAGAAAATAAACATGTTGTCCAGTCAGCCATCTTGGTTTAGGCGTATCAGTGAGAGTTAGCATGAGGTACTGTAGTTAACATAAGTCTTGAGACGGTTAAAAACAAATGGTCACTTTTACTAATACAGTATTTACCTGTACATGTTGAAAATGGAACCTGATCATCAAATGCTCATTTCATCTTCTTAAAACCCGATGTAAAACAGCTTGTTAGAACTGCTCTATTCCAGGCAGCAATTTCATTTACAAACAAGTAAAACAGACAAGCTTTTGAAGATTTGGACAAATTAAATCCCTCTACCTTTTTAAAAATCAGAATGGCTGCTGAATACTTCTGGTTGGCTAGAAGAGGACACATTCTGTGCCTATACATTCCTCCACCGGCTCACTAAGTGAAAAGCCTAAAGTAGAACACCTATAAAACAAGCAGAGCTCTTTTCTAAGTATTCTGGCTGCCTTGTTGTGTGGAATCCAGGCCATACGGAAGTTTatggtgcaatatgtacagtagtaAAACATGTACCATCTCTGGACTCCAGGTGGCTTATCATAGtgatattaaagaaaaaaacagaagGGAAGATTGCCTTTTAACATTACAGGTGTACCAGAGCTATTGACTATCATTAATGACTATTCTAGAGCATGTCTGTAAATGGCCCTTGCACCTTTAGTACAAGAAAAAATAGAAGATTGTTTGTTATTTTATACTACCCTCAGCAAAATATCAGGTTGTGTGAATCGCGTGTTGTCCTATTCCTGTAATCCAAATACAATGTCACTGTTGTTTATTAAAGGATTTCCAACCCTGCAATGAACATAAACGCTTAGGAAAATCTTCTGCAGGGATTATTTTTGGTGCCGTTAAAGTGAATCCCTACCAATGCAGCCCTGTTTTTCTTGCCTTTGCAGCATGGTGAGCATTACAGACTGGAGCTGTTTGAGGGATGCAATTTTACTGGCCAGTGCATGGAGTTCTGTGAAGACTGCCCATTCCTGCAAGGACGGGGATGGAACAAGACTTGTGTCAATGCAATCAAAGTCTATGGAGATGGAGCGTAAGTAACACACAGGGAGAAGCATGAAAGGTTATGTCCCGAATGGCCCACCCatgagcacgtgacttgtgtatgtgtgtcatgggagaccaggccatttacacctttttaccaggatcatgcattgagcaaaacaagttaatgaaataaattgtacatttagtCACAGgaataggcaaacacacaatgttacacaaaaaaacagcaaaaagacacacatacttgggaattggggtaacaacctagactctcctaggtgcagggaattctatccctgatcacagttgcaaaaacaggacagaaaatattccaggcagcttttcgctgaagcagcccttttcttgctggagacttacAACTGGAAAACTCTGGAGAACACTTTGGAGAACCTTGGAGAACTAACAATCTCATGGCCGCAAagggttataatacctctgactttcattacagaataatgccccccccccccctatcagaAGCATGAGAAAAATCTCTGCAGCtaatcagagacaagctggtaggccgcacagggttacctggaaatctgaatgaaccaaggggcatgggAAATTTGGCACTTCTGGCCCTTGATTCCCTCAATGCCACCCATGGTGATAGGCCCCAGCCAGTCTGGTGGGCCAAATGGAAATTCAAAGAGCGTCCATTGATCTGAGGATGTGGGTACTTGATTTCTTCCCTCCTGTCCAAGTGGTTTTGACACCTCAGACTTCCTCTCTGGGTTTTGATCCCCACTGTATGAGTTGACACAGTGGCACTGTTTGAGAATCCcagctcattatactgtgcacaagcatatgttttaaaacacactgtttcctaaaatatacactttattaatatcctaagtcttttggttataggaaatagaataagaagctgtaCGTTATTTCTTACTAGTCATATTCCCCATACGCTGtacaataaacttaggactggacttttaaaagtcccctcacaatcTTGTAGCTGGTGATTGGAGTACCCCCCAGAACtcctataccggttctgggtgacctgggcatttactgggtatccccattaacctagcaGCCCCTTGACTgtgtcagggacacctcacatccctctgccccctttacctttctggtctgtgctgaagcagggaatttgGCGGTGAGTCGTGCAACCGTTTTCAAGGGACGATTTTGACCGGAGGTCTGTGcctatatgtccccgggaatcaAGTCAGATACATTTTTGGTGTGGCCAACAACTCTGGGCCCCGTCTACCTAGACACAatgtgacaacacttttaccacaaaaccccccttgaaactcatagcctgagaagctccactggttagcactcctggaaaggtaaaacacacatacattctttattgttgcacaatcacatacatttcatgtacaGCCAAtgagtccaagagctgacactctaaacccacaaatatggttcagaggtaaccacccgggcataatacctttattgatggcctggttaccccttcaccatgtgacaaggattaatacacacCGCTATCCAGCTGCCTCGCTTGTCTTCCTGTGGGGTCCCTAAATTGAGTAAtttgagtaatatctcccctcaatctgttACAAATATAACGTTAAATCGCTGCCACCACCAAGGATAAAAAAAAGTCTTACTGCTAGGGTACTTGGTTTCCTGATTACTAGGAAAAAATAGTAAGATTAACACAATCTACTGTAGAAAACTGTGTCTAAAAATGTTGTTACTCTCTTTAAAATGGGGAACATACTAGGAAACCTCCCTCTGACCAGCCCTGTTCTAAACTTAAACCCAAAGGGATTATATAGCAACACATTTGCATCTTGTGTTCCCTACCCCCATTTCTCATGAACTCGCTTACAGAAGAAGAAATGCATGGCCTGTGGGGTACTAAGAGGCTAAATGCTCCACTACTACAAGCCCCAAAGTTACCAAAAAGTTTCCCACGGTCTGAGGTGGCGTTAACCCATGTCATGATATACTGTGATAGGATTTTCAAgtattcaatcctatgtaaaatatAGAATATGCTGTGATACCAGCACATCAAATGTCACATCTTTATATTGATGTAATTAGGATTGACTAGTACCTTAAATTCCATAGAGATCACAGTGAGATTAGAACCCAGTGTCTTCCTTGTTCATCTATTCTTTGAATGCGAGATTCTTAAATGCACATAAATGTAGTATTTATGTGAATATGCGGTGGGTTTGTTCAGTTTctcatgtttattattattattactacgtattattattattatactgtcACCAGGGCTGCCACCACTCCAGGATTCACcaggagactacgggttttggccaTGTATCTCTGGGCCAcgggtttacctagtaaacctccgggtggCGGAAGTGGTGTCTCCCGGCATCTGCCCCCTGCAACTAGTGCCAATATGGCTGCGCAACGTCAAATGGCATCGTGTTACCTTGCCAACGGAAACGCTACATGACGTAACGCCCATTTCCAATGAGACGCTATGTGACATAATTACGTCACGCGCCGTCACGTTGCCAtaacaacgtgacatcacgtgaggcCTAGGCACCATAAGGTGTCCCGTTGTCAAGGCAACTTGACGCCACGTGACATTGTGATGTCACGTAGcgccccattgtcatggcaatgcagcgccatgtgacgtcgcgcagccatatTGATGGGAGTtgcttcagtagaaggtggcaaccctgactgTCACAGTGAATCAGAATTGGACACTTTAACCACCTTTGTATCGTATGGAAAACATTCTGAATCTGGGGTCCTCAGTAAATTTGCTTGGATTTCATTTCTTAAGAATAAATAATAGCGAGCATGGAAGCAGTTTGGGGTGAGCTACACAGAATGCACAGTGTTTGTCATTGGAATCATTGCTTTTGATCTTTGTGCAATGTCAAGAATTTACACACACATTATTCCTGGATTATTTTAAATCATAAAATACCAGAATATGGTACAGTGGGTGCTCAGTTATCCAAcagaatgcgtcccgcaaaccgccgtcggtTAACGGACCGTTGGAAAGCGGGTCCAATGTTAATCGGCGGTGGCGATTGTCAGATACGCGAATTCGGCATCAGATAATGCACCCGGAGACTGCATTGTGCGGCGCCGGATAACGCGTTCGACGGTAAGCGGAACATCGGATACCGAGGAATACCTGTACTATACATGAAACAAATGTTCTGGACATAACGTAAATGAAGGGAGACTGAAGTCCTGGACCAGAAGAGCATGATATCTAGAGAGTAGTACGGTAGATCTAGATAGTAGTATTATTGATCTAGATAGTAGTATGATAAATTTAGACAGTAATATAATAGATCTAGATAGTAGTAGGGTTGATCTAATTAGTAGTAGGGTTGATCTAGATAGTAGTATGATAAATGTAAACAGTAGTATAGTAGATCTAGATAGTAGTATTATCGATTTAGATAGTAGTAGGGTTGATCTAGATTGTAGTAGGGTTGATTTAGATAGTAGTAGGGTTGATTTAGATAGTAGTAGGGTTGATCTAGATTGTAGTAGGGTTGATTTAGATAGTAGTAGGGTTGATTTAGATAGTAGTAGGGTTGATTTAGATAGTAGTAGGGTTGATCTATATGGTATTAGGGTTGATCTAGATAGTAGAAGGGTTGATATAGATGGTAGGATGGTTGATCTAGATCAGTGGTGCACAAGCATTTAagtctgcacccccctgcctgctctcccctttTTTTACCTGTTCGCCAGCGTTTTCTGACATCatgtgccatggcaacgcgacatcatgtgaccctgcagtgtcatttgatgccacgctgCCATGGCAACGCCGGAGACCATGTATGTGAGATACAGAGGCCTTGCattctcccccggcatttaatttaaatgtaaaatgattatttttttatCATGTAATTGTAAAGCATCAGTTCCATTAAAATAAACGTGACTTAAATCTTCTAAAAGCACAGCACAGACATGTTCACTGTGTATTGAACACCGGCTATAAAGAGACTGTGCGAATAAGGCCAAGAATATAGCTACATCACAGaaataggacatacttgaaaacgagaggtaactctcaatgtactacttcctgttaaacatttgataaataaatacaatgtgcTGCAACAGCAAGGAAATACTTCCCCTCTAACATACTTCGCTCCTCATGCTACAGCAGTACCTGGATTTTCATGATTTTGTTTTTACTTCCGAGACTCTAATTTGCTGTTCCCTTGTGTCATTTTAGCTGGGTGCTGTACGAAGAGCCTAACTACCGTGGGCGCATGTACATTGTAGAGAGGGGAGACTACCGCAGCTTTAACGAATGGCAGGGCCAGAGCGCAAACATCCAGTCTATCCGACGAGTCGTGAATTACTTCTAACCAAAGCGTTTTTATCTCTGCTCTGTCCCAGGGAACAACAAGTGCACAGTAACATTTACCTCTTCTGACTAAATGAAATGTCCAATAAATTCTTAAACTGTGTTTCCCGACTCCCGTTCTTACTCTAATCAAAATACCACTTGTCATATATCAATATCACATCtcatacaggtctgcaaccctgcttttccccattatcttttagcatatcgtgctcccactgcagccagggattctgggtaatgacatgcaaatgagcacacagtgtcaccttcagcttcaagtccattttaaagctgcagttcaagcaatatcctacgtgtgtgttttttttttttaaataaatcagttcattactatgagaaaatacttgtagcatttaaaaaaaaactattttaaagaaatttttaatgtattctaatgtaacaagcatttttgttcctatagcaaccatttacaaagtcacatcccct encodes the following:
- the CRYGN gene encoding gamma-crystallin N; the protein is MSQYSGKIIFYEGKCFTGRKLEVFGDCDNFQDRGFMNRVNSVRVESGSWICYDHPDFKGQQYILERGEYPDFHRWNGHNDHMGSSRPVKMHGEHYRLELFEGCNFTGQCMEFCEDCPFLQGRGWNKTCVNAIKVYGDGAWVLYEEPNYRGRMYIVERGDYRSFNEWQGQSANIQSIRRVVNYF